A window of Panthera leo isolate Ple1 chromosome D2, P.leo_Ple1_pat1.1, whole genome shotgun sequence contains these coding sequences:
- the NUDT13 gene encoding LOW QUALITY PROTEIN: NAD(P)H pyrophosphatase NUDT13, mitochondrial (The sequence of the model RefSeq protein was modified relative to this genomic sequence to represent the inferred CDS: substituted 1 base at 1 genomic stop codon) produces the protein MLTICGGGGQKPTPRPRVPPSFWREDQDLTMSLYCGIACRRKSFWSYRLLSTYVTKSRYLFELKEDDDACKKAQQTGAFYLFHSLAPLLQKSEHQYQAPQHSLLELERLLAKFGQDTQRIEDSVLIGCSEQHEAWFALDLGLNSSSSINASLQKPEMETELKGSFMELRKALFQLNTKDASLLSTAQALLRWHDGHQFCSRSGQPTKKNMAGSKRVCPSNKIIYYPQMAPVVITLVSDGTRCLLARQSSFPKGMYSALAGFCDIGESLEEAVRREVAEEVXLEVERLQYSASQHWPFPNSSLMIACHATVKSGQTEIQVNLRELEAADWFSHDEVATALRRNNPYTQQQNGTFWLPPKLAIAHQLIKEWVEKPNCSTLPA, from the exons GACCTGACAATGTCCCTGTATTGTGGAATTGCTTGCAGGAGAAAATCTTTTTGGTCCTATAGGCTGCTGTCAACTTATGTCACTAAGAGCCG GTATTTATTTGAACTGAAGGAAGATGATGATGCATGTAAAAAAGCCCAGCAGACAGGAGCATTTTACCTCTTTCATAGCCTGGCTCCTTTGCTTCAGAAATCAGAACATCAATACCAGGCCCCCCAGCATAGCCTACTAG aGTTGGAAAGGCTCCTAGCTAAGTTTGGACAGGACACACAAAGAATAGAAGATTCTGTGCTGATTGGATGCTCTGAACAGCATGAAGCATGGTTTGCTCTGGATCTAGGTCTAAATAGCTCCTCTTCCATAAATG cttccttacagaaaccagaaatggagacagagctCAAGGGGTCTTTCATGGAGCTGAGGAAGGCTCTCTTTCAGCTGAATACAAAGGATGCCTCCTTGCTGTCCACG GCTCAGGCTCTTCTCCGTTGGCATGATGGTCATCAGTTCTGTAGCAGAAGTGGGCAGCCCACCAAGAAGAATATGGCTGGCAGCAAGCGTGTATGCCCTTCCAATAAGATTATCTATTATCCACAG ATGGCTCCTGTGGTGATCACTCTGGTGTCAGATGGGACTCGATGCCTGCTTGCCCGCCAGAGTTCCTTTCCCAAGGGAATGTATTCTGCCTTGGCAGGTTTTTGTGATATAG GTGAAAGCCTGGAAGAGGCTGTCCGGAGAGAAGTTGCAGAAGAGGTGTGATTGGAGGTGGAAAGACTACAGTACTCTGCATCCCAGCACTGGCCCTTTCCTAATAGCTCACTCATGATTGCTTGTCATGCAACTGTGAAATCAGGGCAGACAGAG ATCCAGGTGAACTTGAGAGAACTAGAGGCAGCTGACTGGTTCAGTCATGATGAGGTGGCCACAGCCCTGAGGAGAAATAATCCATACACTCAGCAACAGAATGGGACATTCTGGTTGCCCCCCAAGTTAGCCATTGCCCACCAACTGATTAAGGAGTGGGTAGAAAAGCCAAACTGTTCTACCCTGCCTGCTTAA